A single genomic interval of Wolbachia endosymbiont of Diaphorina citri harbors:
- a CDS encoding ankyrin repeat domain-containing protein: protein MWVIVRAIKGHEEIARLLLKKGADANIKNHSGDTPLQATAKSNKNSG, encoded by the coding sequence TTGTGGGTAATAGTAAGAGCTATAAAAGGCCATGAAGAAATAGCAAGATTATTGCTAAAAAAAGGTGCTGATGCTAATATTAAAAACCATTCAGGAGATACTCCTTTACAAGCAACTGCTAAGAGCAATAAAAATAGTGGCTAG
- a CDS encoding IS4 family transposase, with protein MMKRTINTSTGEWAESEFGIVNFGDIRLSKRLLKIVNSFAESPERSINQACEDWHQSKAAYRFFQNDAISERKILDSHIIKTVERAKEYSTILAIQDTSYISYKNHKKTEGLGIIAARLTSKTTNFKTHGLVMHTTFAVTTEGLPIGLLDQKISTRPSLTEDLKELKRRSHNTALPIEEKESIRWIASLKDSTKHPGLKDVKVVTVCDREADIYDLFEVASTNQSLFVVRGNQNRTVNKKSTYSEKGGERLWDLMNRMSCQGEIQVSIPARDKKPQRTTVLEVKFSNFVMNASKNNARRKTQKLPNLNLNAVYVIERYPPFGEEPINWILLTNININNFEEAVEKIQWYCLRWRIEVFHKILKSGLKVEECRLQTADRLIRFLTIMSIIAWRIFFITLVARTNPNLSCTVILTDDEWKVLYTKMLKTKNYPETPPPIREIVRWVAKLGGFLARKNDLEPGPIALWKGWKRLFDLAEGWRLAHEFYTCG; from the coding sequence ATGATGAAAAGAACTATAAATACCTCAACTGGCGAATGGGCAGAAAGTGAATTTGGAATTGTTAATTTTGGTGATATAAGATTAAGTAAAAGGCTTCTAAAAATAGTTAATAGTTTTGCTGAATCGCCTGAGCGTTCAATAAATCAAGCTTGTGAAGATTGGCATCAAAGTAAAGCAGCTTATAGATTTTTCCAAAACGATGCCATTTCTGAAAGAAAAATATTAGACAGTCATATAATTAAAACTGTTGAAAGAGCTAAAGAATACTCAACTATCTTAGCTATCCAGGATACGAGTTATATTTCATATAAAAATCATAAAAAGACCGAAGGATTAGGGATTATAGCAGCAAGATTAACATCTAAAACAACTAATTTTAAAACCCATGGATTAGTGATGCATACAACGTTTGCAGTTACAACAGAAGGACTACCTATAGGATTATTGGATCAAAAAATTAGTACTAGACCTTCCTTAACTGAAGACCTAAAGGAGTTGAAAAGAAGAAGCCATAATACTGCTCTTCCCATAGAAGAGAAAGAAAGCATACGGTGGATAGCATCACTTAAAGACTCTACTAAACATCCTGGATTAAAGGATGTTAAGGTAGTTACCGTTTGTGATAGAGAAGCAGATATTTATGATTTATTTGAAGTTGCTTCCACTAATCAATCTCTTTTTGTAGTAAGAGGAAATCAAAACAGAACAGTAAACAAGAAGTCGACTTATTCTGAAAAAGGTGGTGAAAGATTGTGGGATTTGATGAATCGCATGTCTTGTCAAGGAGAAATTCAAGTGAGTATTCCTGCTCGCGATAAAAAACCTCAAAGAACAACAGTTTTAGAAGTAAAGTTTAGTAACTTTGTGATGAATGCATCAAAAAACAACGCTAGACGTAAAACCCAAAAACTTCCTAATTTAAATTTAAATGCTGTCTATGTTATAGAAAGATATCCCCCATTTGGCGAAGAGCCCATAAACTGGATTTTGTTAACAAATATAAATATTAATAATTTTGAAGAAGCAGTAGAAAAAATACAATGGTATTGCTTAAGATGGAGAATAGAGGTTTTTCATAAAATTTTGAAATCCGGTCTTAAAGTTGAAGAATGTAGGCTCCAAACAGCAGATAGATTGATCCGCTTTCTTACAATTATGAGTATAATTGCATGGAGAATATTTTTTATTACATTGGTAGCTAGAACAAATCCGAATCTTTCTTGCACTGTCATACTGACTGATGACGAATGGAAGGTTTTATATACCAAAATGCTTAAGACAAAAAACTATCCTGAGACTCCACCACCTATAAGAGAAATTGTGAGGTGGGTGGCCAAGTTAGGAGGGTTTTTAGCTCGCAAAAATGACTTAGAACCAGGTCCTATAGCCTTGTGGAAGGGATGGAAACGTCTCTTTGATTTAGCAGAAGGATGGAGACTTGCTCATGAATTCTATACTTGTGGGTAA
- a CDS encoding ankyrin repeat domain-containing protein, with the protein MEVDAKDNTFGTTALQIAAQNGHTEVVELLINTRKVDVNTANKDNFTPLYLAALYGHKAVVKLLLSNGAKVNDCSTDRDPLSVAVNNGHKEIVELLLSAEGVNVNIGNRFGNTPLHVAAINLLLPINLKMEKKLLFY; encoded by the coding sequence ATTGAGGTTGATGCTAAAGACAATACATTTGGTACAACAGCTCTACAAATAGCCGCACAGAATGGACATACTGAAGTAGTTGAATTATTAATTAATACAAGAAAGGTTGATGTTAACACAGCAAACAAAGATAATTTCACACCCTTGTATTTAGCTGCTCTTTATGGACATAAAGCAGTAGTTAAGTTGCTTCTTAGTAACGGCGCTAAAGTCAATGACTGTAGCACTGATAGGGATCCCTTGAGTGTAGCTGTTAACAATGGCCATAAAGAGATAGTTGAGTTATTACTTAGTGCAGAAGGAGTGAATGTCAACATTGGCAATAGGTTTGGTAATACACCTTTACATGTAGCAGCTATAAACTTACTATTACCCATAAATCTAAAAATGGAGAAAAAGCTGCTATTTTACTAA